One Aegilops tauschii subsp. strangulata cultivar AL8/78 chromosome 7, Aet v6.0, whole genome shotgun sequence genomic window carries:
- the LOC109775813 gene encoding thermospermine synthase ACAULIS5: MLGVGEMNHGLEANGHGKPVAMAKQQQLQQSGDHEETQWYEEEVHDDLKFCYTLNSVLHRGTSKYQEIALVDTKCFGKALIIDGKMQSAEADEFIYHESLIHPPLLFHPNPTTVYIMGGSEGSAAREALRHKTVQRVVMCDIDEEVVHFCRTHLSVNWEAFASDKLCLVINDARAELEKRREEKFDVIVGDLADPMEGGPCYQLYTRSFYEQVLKPRLHDGGIFVTQAGPAGVLTHKEVFSSIYNTLRHVFKHVKAYTAHVPSFADTWGWVMASDHPFTLTAQQINERITDRIDGELSYLDGETLISSTTLNKTVFHSLLNETHVYAEDDARFVHGHGTGRAGHA, encoded by the exons ATGTTGGGGGTTGGTGAGATGAACCACGGGCTCGAGGCGAATGGGCACGGCAAGCCGGTGGCCATGGcgaagcagcagcagctgcagcagAGTGGAGATCACGAGGAGACCCAGTGGTACGAGGAGGAGGTCCATGACGACCTCAAGTTCTGCTACACCTTGAACAG CGTGCTGCACCGAGGGACAAGCAAGTACCAGGAGATTGCCCTGGTTGATACGAAGTGTTTCGGGAAGGCTCTGATAATCGACGGGAAGATGCAGAGCGCGGAGGCCGACGAGTTCATCTACCATGAGTCCTTGATACACCCGCCGCTTCTATTCCATCCCAA CCCGACCACGGTGTACATCATGGGAGGCAGCGAGGGCTCCGCGGCGAGGGAGGCGCTGAGGCACAAGACCGTCCAAAGGGTGGTGATGTGCGACATAGACGAG GAGGTGGTGCACTTCTGTCGGACGCACCTGAGCGTCAACTGGGAAGCGTTCGCCAGCGACAAGCTCTGCCTCGTCATCAACGATGCCAg GGCTGAGCTAGAGAAGAGGCGGGAGGAGAAGTTCGACGTGATAGTGGGGGACCTCGCGGATCCCATGGAGGGAGGCCCCTGCTACCAGCTCTACACCAGGTCCTTCTACGAGCAGGTCCTCAAGCCCAGGCTGCACGACGGTGGCATCTTCGTCACACAG GCTGGACCAGCCGGCGTCCTGACGCACAAGGAGGTCTTCTCGTCCATCTACAACACCCTTAGGCACGTCTTCAAGC ATGTGAAAGCATACACTGCCCATGTGCCATCCTTCGCTGACACCTGGGGCTGGGTCATG GCATCAGATCACCCCTTCACGCTCACCGCCCAGCAGATCAACGAGAGGATCACGGACAGGATCGACGGCGAGCTGTCGTACCTCGACGGGGAGACCCTTATTTCTTCAACCACTCTCAACAAGACCGTCTTCCACTC GCTATTGAATGAGACGCATGTGTACGCGGAGGATGACGCGAGGTTCGTCCACGGACATGGGACTGGGAGGGCAGGCCATGCTTAA